One genomic window of Prochlorococcus sp. MIT 0801 includes the following:
- a CDS encoding TIGR03643 family protein — translation MAIQIVLKRLTSAEVDRIIEMAWEDRTPFDAIEFQFNLKEKEVIHLMRSNLKTSSFKMWRKRVTGRKLKHGFPDKKTRFKSTNQK, via the coding sequence TTGGCAATACAAATCGTACTTAAAAGGCTAACTTCAGCTGAGGTTGATCGCATTATCGAAATGGCCTGGGAGGACAGGACACCTTTTGATGCGATCGAATTTCAATTCAATCTCAAAGAGAAAGAAGTTATTCATTTAATGAGGTCTAATTTAAAAACATCTTCTTTTAAAATGTGGAGAAAGAGGGTTACTGGAAGGAAACTTAAGCATGGCTTTCCTGACAAGAAGACAAGGTTCAAGTCAACCAATCAAAAGTGA
- a CDS encoding DUF2256 domain-containing protein: MKFKLIKNCPICLRDFQWRKKWAKEWDKVIYCSERCRRRKNQN; encoded by the coding sequence GTGAAATTCAAATTGATAAAAAATTGTCCGATTTGCTTGAGAGATTTTCAATGGAGAAAAAAATGGGCTAAAGAGTGGGATAAAGTCATTTACTGTTCAGAAAGATGTAGAAGAAGGAAAAATCAAAATTAA
- a CDS encoding cryptochrome/photolyase family protein — MRKIFLIFPNQLFKIKKQFSDVSHIALIQDSLFFGCDSQWQQKFHCQKIIFHKATMDSYEEDLRSQGFNVIYLKHQRESRTEDNLNYLSEKGFNYFITYEAFDWSLEKRIKDFSLKKNIKLKIRKNDMFLTCQDISEEILNQKKIYGMQKFYKIQRKSLNILIEKDGSPTGGTWSFDKMNRKKLPNSIEVPRITTIKTSRLLDKAKKEVSINYKDYYGSTENFNYPLSHKDAEEWLDNFLIERFNLFGDYEDAIHSNHRTLWHSVLSPLINSGLLTPRQIIDKSWEFYQSNNIGINSYEGFVRQIIGWREFILLMYKRNSLELRNGNFWDFEDKPIPLSFYTGQTGIRPLDDSIKNILETGYAHHIERLMIVGNLMLLCRFHPNKVYKWFMELFIDSYDWVMVPNVYGMSQFSDGGLFTTKPYISGSNYIRKMSNYKSEDWCSTWDSLFWTFIDDYKNKFKDQYRLSMILRNLEKMDPNKKMNHRRNANEFLSKLN; from the coding sequence TTGAGAAAGATTTTCCTGATTTTTCCAAATCAATTATTCAAAATAAAAAAACAATTTAGTGACGTTAGTCATATTGCTCTGATCCAAGATAGCTTATTTTTTGGTTGTGATTCTCAATGGCAACAAAAGTTTCATTGTCAAAAAATAATTTTCCACAAAGCTACTATGGACTCTTACGAAGAAGATCTCAGATCTCAGGGGTTCAATGTAATTTATTTAAAACATCAAAGAGAAAGCAGAACAGAAGATAATCTCAATTATCTCTCAGAAAAAGGTTTTAATTATTTCATCACTTATGAAGCGTTTGATTGGTCGCTAGAAAAAAGAATTAAGGATTTCTCTTTGAAAAAGAATATAAAGTTGAAAATAAGAAAAAATGATATGTTTTTAACTTGTCAAGATATATCTGAAGAAATACTTAATCAAAAAAAAATTTATGGAATGCAGAAATTTTATAAGATTCAAAGAAAAAGCCTAAATATACTTATCGAAAAAGATGGTTCGCCAACAGGGGGGACATGGAGTTTTGACAAAATGAATAGAAAGAAGCTTCCAAATTCAATTGAAGTTCCTAGAATAACAACTATAAAAACAAGCAGATTACTAGATAAAGCTAAGAAAGAAGTTTCTATAAATTATAAAGATTATTACGGGAGCACAGAAAACTTTAATTATCCATTGTCTCATAAAGATGCTGAAGAATGGTTAGATAATTTTTTAATTGAAAGATTTAATTTATTTGGAGATTATGAAGATGCAATACATTCAAATCATAGGACACTTTGGCATAGTGTTCTTTCTCCATTAATTAATTCCGGATTACTTACTCCGAGACAAATAATAGATAAATCATGGGAGTTTTATCAATCAAACAATATTGGGATTAATTCCTATGAAGGATTTGTTAGACAAATTATTGGCTGGCGTGAATTTATCCTATTAATGTATAAACGAAATAGTTTAGAACTAAGAAATGGAAATTTCTGGGATTTTGAGGACAAACCAATACCCTTAAGTTTTTACACTGGTCAAACAGGAATAAGGCCTTTAGATGACTCAATAAAAAATATTTTAGAGACAGGGTATGCTCATCATATAGAAAGACTAATGATAGTTGGAAATTTAATGCTTCTATGCAGATTTCATCCAAATAAAGTATACAAATGGTTTATGGAATTATTTATAGATTCATATGATTGGGTTATGGTTCCAAATGTTTATGGAATGAGTCAATTTTCAGATGGAGGACTATTTACAACCAAACCATATATTTCTGGCTCTAATTATATTCGAAAAATGTCTAACTATAAATCTGAAGATTGGTGCTCAACTTGGGATAGTCTTTTTTGGACATTTATAGATGATTATAAAAATAAGTTCAAGGACCAATATCGTTTGTCAATGATTTTAAGGAATTTAGAAAAAATGGACCCTAATAAAAAAATGAACCACAGACGTAATGCTAATGAATTCTTGTCTAAACTAAATTAA
- a CDS encoding peroxiredoxin: MKIGDQIPSFSLKDQKGNIRTSNNLKKSLVLFFYPKDDTPGCTVEACGFRDKYDLFKILGAEVWGISNGSPQSHLGFANKNKLQYPLLCDQNNILRNQFGVPKKLGFIEGRVTYIINSEGVIKHIFEDLLNGPAHIKEAIKALKKLQ, from the coding sequence CTGAAAATTGGTGATCAGATTCCTTCATTTTCTCTAAAAGATCAAAAGGGGAATATCAGAACATCAAATAATTTGAAAAAGTCTCTGGTTTTGTTTTTTTACCCGAAAGACGATACACCTGGTTGCACTGTCGAAGCTTGTGGCTTCCGAGACAAATATGATCTTTTCAAAATTCTAGGTGCTGAGGTATGGGGAATAAGTAATGGTAGTCCTCAAAGTCATCTAGGATTTGCAAATAAAAATAAACTTCAGTATCCATTACTTTGCGACCAAAACAATATTCTTAGAAATCAATTTGGAGTACCGAAAAAACTAGGATTCATAGAAGGAAGAGTAACTTACATAATAAATTCTGAAGGAGTAATAAAACATATTTTTGAAGACCTTCTAAATGGTCCAGCTCATATAAAAGAAGCTATAAAAGCATTAAAAAAACTTCAATAA